The sequence TGACGCGGCCCGTCCGCTGGTCCCCGTCGACACCGTGGACGCGGTGATCGAGGCCGTACGCGACGGCGCCCCGGCGGTCGTCCCCGCGCTGCCGCTGGCCGACACGGTCAAGGAGGTCGAGCCGGCCGCCGCGCCCGGCGCGCCCGAGCCGGTCGTGGCCACGCCGGAGCGGGCCCGGCTGCGGGCCGTGCAGACGCCGCAGGGGTTCGACCGGGCGACGCTGGTGCGCGCGCACGAGACGGTGACCGAGGACGTCACGGACGACGCGAGCATGGTGGAGCGGCTCGGCCTGCCCGTGGTGACCGTCCCCGGTCACGAGGAGGCGTTCAAGGTGACCCGCCCGCTGGACTTGGTCCTCGCGGAGGCGGTCCTGGCCCGCAGGAGGCTCAACGATGGCTACTGAGACGGTCCTGCCCCAGGTCGGCATCGGCACCGACATCCACGCCTTCGAGGAGGGCCGCGAGCTGTGGTGCGCGGGCCTGAAGTGGGAGGGCGA is a genomic window of Streptomyces sp. WP-1 containing:
- the ispD gene encoding 2-C-methyl-D-erythritol 4-phosphate cytidylyltransferase, which produces MSDESRPSPAGPPSAPAQAPVAAVIPAAGRGVRLGPGAPKALRALNGTPMLIHAVHSLAASRHVSLVIVVAPPDGPGEVKSLLDAHTLPERTDFQVVPGGESRQESVALGLAAVPPEYGVVLVHDAARPLVPVDTVDAVIEAVRDGAPAVVPALPLADTVKEVEPAAAPGAPEPVVATPERARLRAVQTPQGFDRATLVRAHETVTEDVTDDASMVERLGLPVVTVPGHEEAFKVTRPLDLVLAEAVLARRRLNDGY